The following are encoded in a window of Fusarium verticillioides 7600 chromosome 6, whole genome shotgun sequence genomic DNA:
- a CDS encoding aspartate-semialdehyde dehydrogenase, producing MASQFPTKKCGVLGATGSVGQRFILLLAQHPYLTLHAIGASSRSAGKKYKDAVRWKQAAPMGDIAEMVVRECKAEEFKDCDVVFSGLDSDVAGDIELEFIKADIPVFSNAKNYRRDPLVPLVVPTVNLPHLDLIPHQRSVRSLNKGFLVCNSNCAVIGLVIPFAALQAAFGPISTVSIVTLQAVSGAGYPGVSSMDIIDNIVPFISGEEDKLETEARKILGRLDEKGTAFIEQEGLRVSATCNRVPVMDGHTACVSLSFERKPAPSAEEVRKALRDYKSEAQALGCPSAPEPAIKVFGDDEPDRPQPRLDRDLGRGYTVSVGRVREDEAGIFDIKFTALSHNTVIGAAGSSILNAEAAILKGYI from the exons ATGGCCTCCCAATTCCCTACCAAGAAGTGCG GTGTCCTCGGTGCCACTGGCTCTGTAGGCCAGcgcttcatcctcctccttgctcAGCATCCATACCTCACCCTCCACGCCATCGGTGCCTCATCTCGTTCCGCCGGCAAGAAGTACAAGGATGCCGTACGATGGAAGCAGGCCGCGCCCATGGGCGATATTGCCGAGATGGTTGTGAGAGAatgcaaggctgaggagttcaaggactGTGATGTTGTCTTTAGTGGTCTTGACTCTGACGTCGCTGGCGATATCG AGctcgagttcatcaaggCCGATATTCCTGTCTTCTCCAACGCAAAGAACTACCGTCGCGATCCTCTCGTGCCTCTCGTCGTTCCCACCGTCAACCTCCCAcatctcgatctcatccCTCATCAGCGCTCTGTTCGCTCTCTTAACAAGGGCTTCCTCGTGTGCAACTCCAACTGCGCCGTCATTGGTCTCGTCATTCCCTTCGCCGCTCTCCAGGCTGCTTTCGGGCCCATCTCTACCGTCTCCATCGTTACTCTGCAGGCCGTTTCTGGCGCCGGTTACCCTGGAGTCTCCAGCATggacatcatcgacaacattGTCCCCTTCATCTCtggcgaggaggacaagctcgagacTGAAGCCCGCAAGATTCTTGGTCGCCTTGATGAAAAGGGTACTGCCTTCATTGAGCAAGAGGGTCTTCGTGTCTCTGCCACTTGTAACCGCGTTCCAGTCATGGACGGCCACACTGCATGTGTTAGTTTGAGTTTCGAGCGCAAGCCTGCTCCTTCAGCTGAGGAGGTTCGCAAGGCTCTTCGGGATTACAAGAGTGAGGCCCAGGCTCTCGGATGCCCTTCTGCACCTGAGCCCGCTATCAAGGTCTTTGGTGACGATGAGCCTGACCGTCCTCAGCCCCGTCTGGACCGCGACCTCGGCCGTGGATACACTGTCAGCGTCGGCCGTGTTCGCGAAGATGAGGCTGGCATTTTTGACATCAAGTTTACAGCCCTGAGCCACAATA CCGTTATTGGTGCCGCTGGTTCATCGATATTGAATGCAGAGGCCGCCATTCTCAAGGGTTACATCTAA